Proteins encoded in a region of the Zonotrichia albicollis isolate bZonAlb1 chromosome 22, bZonAlb1.hap1, whole genome shotgun sequence genome:
- the WSB1 gene encoding WD repeat and SOCS box-containing protein 1 has translation MASFPPSVNEKLIARSRTVGELLAPTSPFDKKCGRENWTVAFAPDGSYLAWSQGHRIVKLVPWAQCLNNFLLHGTKNGANAAGTRLPRHSGEGSQKNKPCEHVIDCGDIVWSLAFGSSVPEKQSRCVNIEWHRFKFGQDQLLLATGLNNGRIKIWDVYTGKLLLNLMDHTEVVRDLTFAPDGSLILVSASRDKTLRVWDLKDDGNMMKVLRGHPNWVYGCAFSPDSSILCSVGASKAVFLWDMDKYSMLRKLEGHHNDVVACEFSPDGALLATASYDTRVYLWDPHIGVILREFGHLFPPPTPIFAGGANDRWVRSVCFSHDGLHVASLADDKMVRFWRIDEEYPVQVAPLNNGLCCTFSTDGSVLAAGTQDGSLFFWATPSQVSSLQHLCRMAIRRVMPTSQVKNLPIPGKVVEFLCYQI, from the exons ATGGCCAGCTTTCCTCCGAGTGTCAACGAGAAGCTCATCG CTCGGTCGCGCACGGTAGGAGAGCTCCTGGCCCCCACGTCTCCCTTTGACAAGAAGTGCGGCAGGGAGAACTGGACGGTCGCGTTCGCTCCCGATGGCTCGTACCTGGCGTGGTCACAGGGACATCGCATAGTGAAGCTGGTCCCCTGGGCACAGTGCCTCAACAACTT CCTGCTGCACGGCACCAAGAATGGCGCGAACGCGGCCGGCACGCGGCTGCCGCGGCACAGCGGCGAGGGCAGCCAGAAGAACAAGCCCTGCGAGCACGTCATCGACTGCGGGGACATCGTGTGGAGCCTGGCCTTCGGCTCCTCGGTGCCCGAGAAGCAGAGCCGCTGCGTCAACATCGAGTGGCACCGCTTCAAGTTCGGGCAGGACCAGCTGCTCCTCGCCACCGGCCTCAACAACGGCCGCATCAAGATCTGGGATGTGTACACGG GAAAACTCCTCCTTAACCTGATGGACCACACAGAAGTTGTCAGAGATTTAACCTTTGCCCCTGATGGCAGCCTGATTCTTGTGTCTGCATCCAGAGACAAAACCCTGCGAGTGTGGGACCTGAAAGATGATG GAAACATGATGAAGGTGCTGAGAGGCCATCCGAACTGGGTGTATGGCTGTGCATTCTCTCCAGACTCCTCCATCCTCTGTTCTGTTGGAGCTAGTAAAGCA GTTTTCCTCTGGGATATGGATAAATACTCCATGCTACGGAAACTGGAAGGGCATCACAATGATGTTGTAGCTTGTGAGTTCTCTCCTGACGGAGCGTTACTGGCTACTGCATCTTACGATACTCGAGTCTATCTCTGGGATCCACATATTGGAGTGATCCTTAGGGAATTTGG GCACCTGTTCCCCCCGCCCACGCCCATCTTCGCGGGCGGCGCCAACGACCGCTGGGTGCGCTCGGTGTGCTTCAGCCACGACGGGCTGCACGTGGCCAGCCTGGCCGATGACAA AATGGTGAGGTTCTGGAGAATTGATGAAGAATACCCTGTACAAGTTGCACCTCTGAACAATGGACTCTGCTGTACTTTCTCTACCGATGGCAGTGTTCTGGCTGCAGG GACCCAGGATGGCAGCCTGTTCTTCTGGGCGACCCCGAGCCAGGTGTCCAGCCTGCAGCACCTGTGCCGCATGGCCATCCGCAGGGTGATGCCCACCAGTCAGGTCAAGAACTTGCCTATCCCGGGCAAAGTGGTGGAGTTCCTTTGTTACCAGATCTGA